The proteins below are encoded in one region of Aestuariivirga litoralis:
- a CDS encoding ribonuclease J — protein sequence MNAKRRRDDTSDLVLLPLGGTGEIGMNCYCYGVGPAAARDWMMVDLGVKFGDERDPGIDVIMPDVGFITKNRKRFHGLVITHAHEDHIGAVAHLWPQLECEVHCTPFAAEILKLKLIEHGLDEDVPIIKHKPGSKFNLGPFKLEFIPVTHSIPESCALYIDSGDGTALHSGDWKIDRHPQLGHHIAEERFRQLGEKGVDALICDSTNVLREGLSPSEKDVAAGLEDIIMNAKGRVAVTTFASHVERISCAVRAARAAGREVVIVGRAMRNTIEAARKCGYLKDAGAFLDMEEFGYLPNDRVLLLCTGSQGEARAALARIAEDSHPQIALEKGDLVIFSARTIPGNEKEVGAVINNLAKQDIDVITPDEAMVHSSGHPRQGELKLMYEWVKPKVLVPMHGEPRHLRAHINFARANGIAEAVMLEDLKIVRLKPGAAGIIDEAPGGRLHLDGKLIVDGEDGPARIRRKLSFAGCVFASLLIDEKGELENLEVTTEGVPLGLSGELSDIAGDAFLAMPRARRKDDATVAEAIRNALRRACDQAWGKKPICKVTVFRY from the coding sequence ATGAACGCAAAACGCCGCCGCGACGACACTTCCGATCTGGTTCTGCTGCCCTTAGGGGGCACCGGCGAAATCGGCATGAACTGCTATTGCTACGGCGTGGGACCAGCCGCCGCACGCGACTGGATGATGGTCGATCTCGGCGTCAAATTCGGTGACGAGCGCGATCCGGGCATTGATGTGATCATGCCCGACGTTGGCTTCATCACCAAGAACCGCAAACGCTTCCACGGTCTCGTTATTACCCACGCCCATGAAGATCACATCGGCGCCGTGGCGCATCTCTGGCCGCAGCTGGAATGCGAAGTGCATTGCACGCCCTTTGCTGCCGAAATTCTGAAGCTCAAACTGATCGAGCACGGCCTTGATGAAGACGTGCCGATCATCAAGCACAAGCCGGGCTCGAAGTTCAATCTCGGCCCGTTCAAACTTGAATTCATACCCGTTACTCATTCCATTCCGGAATCCTGCGCGCTTTACATTGACTCAGGCGATGGCACGGCGCTGCATTCCGGCGACTGGAAGATTGATCGCCACCCGCAGCTAGGCCACCACATCGCTGAAGAACGTTTCCGCCAATTGGGCGAAAAGGGTGTCGATGCGTTGATCTGCGATTCCACCAATGTGCTGCGCGAAGGTCTTTCGCCGTCTGAAAAGGATGTGGCGGCGGGCCTTGAAGACATCATTATGAATGCCAAGGGCCGCGTGGCCGTCACCACCTTTGCCAGCCATGTGGAACGCATTTCCTGCGCCGTGCGCGCCGCGCGTGCGGCGGGCCGCGAAGTTGTCATCGTAGGCCGCGCCATGCGCAACACCATCGAGGCCGCGCGCAAATGCGGCTATCTCAAAGATGCCGGCGCTTTCCTCGACATGGAAGAATTCGGTTATCTGCCCAATGACCGTGTGTTGCTGCTCTGCACCGGCAGCCAGGGCGAGGCGCGTGCCGCCTTGGCCCGTATCGCCGAAGACAGCCATCCGCAAATTGCTCTCGAAAAAGGCGATCTGGTGATCTTCTCGGCCCGCACCATTCCGGGCAATGAAAAGGAAGTCGGCGCCGTCATCAACAACCTGGCCAAGCAGGATATTGATGTGATCACGCCCGATGAAGCCATGGTGCATTCGTCAGGCCATCCGCGCCAGGGTGAACTCAAGCTCATGTATGAATGGGTGAAGCCCAAAGTGCTGGTGCCCATGCATGGCGAGCCGCGCCACTTGCGCGCCCATATCAATTTCGCCCGCGCCAACGGCATCGCCGAAGCCGTGATGCTGGAAGATCTGAAGATCGTGCGGTTGAAGCCTGGCGCTGCCGGCATCATCGATGAAGCACCCGGCGGCCGCCTCCATCTCGATGGCAAGCTGATCGTTGATGGCGAAGACGGCCCAGCCCGCATCCGCCGCAAACTGTCTTTTGCGGGCTGCGTATTCGCGTCGCTCCTGATCGATGAGAAGGGTGAGTTGGAGAACCTAGAAGTGACCACTGAGGGTGTGCCCCTGGGCCTGTCAGGCGAGTTGAGCGACATCGCCGGGGATGCTTTCCTCGCCATGCCGCGCGCACGCCGCAAGGATGATGCCACCGTGGCAGAAGCCATTCGCAACGCGCTGCGCCGGGCGTGTGACCAAGCCTGGGGCAAGAAACCTATCTGCAAGGTAACTGTCTTCCGCTACTAG